In Leishmania donovani BPK282A1 complete genome, chromosome 35, the following are encoded in one genomic region:
- a CDS encoding 60S ribosomal protein L27A/L29, putative yields MPTRFKKCRHQRGSTFCGYGRVGKHRKHESGRGNAGGMHHHRINFDKYHPGYFGKLGMDHYHRKKNPMWKPTINLNNLSRLIAAEEAAKATKGGTLPVVDLQSSGYAKLLGNGHIQVPCIVKARYVSKLADKKIRKAGGAVVLQA; encoded by the coding sequence ATGCCGACCCGCTTCAAGAAGTGCCGCCACCAGCGTGGCTCGACGTTCTGCGGCTACGGTCGCGTAGGCAAGCACCGCAAGCATGAGTCCGGTCGCGGTAACGCCGGCGGTatgcaccaccaccgcatcAACTTCGACAAGTACCACCCCGGGTACTTTGGTAAGCTGGGCATGGACCACTACCACCGCAAGAAGAACCCGATGTGGAAGCCGACGATCAACCTGAACAACTTGTCGCGCCTGATtgctgcggaggaggcggcgaaggcgacgaaGGGCGGGACTTTGCCTGTGGTGGACCTGCAGTCGAGCGGGTACGCGAAGCTGCTGGGCAACGGCCACATCCAGGTGCCGTGCATCGTGAAGGCGCGCTACGTGAGCAAGCTGGCCGACAAGAAGATACGCAaggctggcggcgctgtggtgcTTCAAGCGTAA
- a CDS encoding 60S ribosomal protein L23, putative has translation MGKDQANVKGCRFRVSVALPVGAVVNCADNTGAKNLYVISVKGYHGRLNRLPSAALGDMVMCSVKKGKPELRKKVLNAVIIRQRKSWRRKDGTVIYFEDNAGVIVNPKGEMKGSGIAGPVAKESADLWPKISTHAPAIV, from the coding sequence ATGGGTAAGGATCAGGCCAACGTCAAGggctgccgcttccgcgTTTCCGTCGCACTGCCCGTCGGCGCGGTGGTGAACTGCGCGGACAACACCGGCGCCAAGAACCTGTACGTCATTTCCGTGAAGGGCTACCACGGCCGTCTTAACCGTCTGCCGTCTGCTGCCCTAGGCGATATGGTGATGTGCTCTGTGAAGAAGGGCAagccggagctgcgcaagaagGTGCTGAACGCTGTGATCATCCGTCAGCGCAAGAGCTGGCGCCGCAAGGACGGTACGGTGATTTACTTCGAGGACAACGCTGGCGTGATCGTGAACCCCAAAGGCGAAATGAAGGGTTCCGGCATTGCCGGCCCGGTGGCGAAGGAGTCTGCGGACCTGTGGCCCAAGATCTCCACGCACGCCCCCGCAATCGTCTAA
- a CDS encoding Gim5A protein, putative, with product MSAAVFEYLGNTGDRDKVMAIVQFLPMTLAGPANDAGCTSLSKSLKSLSSMADGYRAITRLALLFNALSKPTLEALSKPKGDVLLDRVDQLSHFFHVCFCFFENTAVLSSHNVYPNRFVRLGGCAVTCWFYTLLLGLMRQAYVMTQKKNTPEEQKRQMVTTVKLGCFLIFSLTCFPKGGPQLLEDVSGPLVPLHKTLQLIAPKHLGLNDTIRGALGFIASMCDFY from the coding sequence AtgtccgccgccgtctttgAGTACCTTGGCAACACGGGAGACCGTGATAAGGTGATGGCCATTGTGCAGTTCCTCCCCATGACCCTCGCTGGCCCTGCTAACGATGCCGGCTGCACCTCTCTGAGCAAGTCTCTGAAGAGCCTCTCGTCCATGGCGGACGGCTACCGTGCCATCACGCGTCTCGCCCTTCTCTTCAACGCGCTGTCAAAGCCGACGCTGGAGGCACTCTCCAAGCCTAAGGGTGACGTACTACTCGACCGCGTGGACCAGCTGAGCCACTTCTTTCACGTGTGCTTTTGCTTCTTTGAGAACACGGCAGTGCTGTCCAGCCACAACGTATACCCGAACCGCTTTGTCCGCCTCGGTGGCTGCGCTGTGACCTGCTGGTTCTACACACTGCTGCTCGGTCTGATGCGCCAGGCGTACGTCATGACGCAAAAGAAGAACACACCGGAGGAACAGAAGCGGCAGATGGTCACCACCGTGAAGCTAGGCTGCTTCTTGATCTTCTCGCTGACCTGCTTCCCGAAGGGTGGCccacagctgctggaggacgtGAGCGGCCcactggtgccgctgcacaagacgctgcagctcatcgcGCCGAAGCATCTCGGGCTGAACGATACGATCCGTGGTGCGCTTGGCTTCATCGCGTCCATGTGTGATTTCTACTGA